The window TACCCTTAACTAGGGCTCAAACttaaccttgagatcaagagtccctgATCTTCAGAcggagccagtcaggtgcccgtGAGGATGGCAGAGTTGGAAGTAAAATGAATGTGAGGATTAGGAGAAagtttttttattccttatagCATCTTGGGAGACAAATATCTCCATTTAAGAAGCCAAGATTAAGACAAAGAGCCTGCCCAAAATTGCACAGTTGGGATGGGCTGTGGTTTCAACCCAAGGCTTACTCAAAAGCCTGAGTACTTTCTATGCATTGGGCTGTTTCCcattaaatgattttaaacagTGAGGGTCTAGAAAGGTGCCTGGTCATAAACAGATGTTCAGTTAATGTTAGTAGAAATTGAagcatcttattatttttttttttttagaggatctGATAGTGGTAGATAGGAGCACTAGAAATAGTAGAGCCTAGCAAGGAAATTCAGGAAAGGCAGGTTACTGCTCGGAAAAGTTCAAGCTTTCAAAAGAAGGTATTTTTAAAGAGTcaaaacaggggcagcccgggtggctcagcagtttagcgccgctttcagcccagggcctgatccaggagacccgggatagagtctcacgttgggctccctgcatggagcctgcttctccctctgcctgtgtctctgcctctctctctctctctgtctctcatgaataaataaataaaatcttaaaaaaaaataaagagtcaaAATGGAtctgagccataggcagaagAAATTTCATCCTTATACAGAAAAATCTGGGCTACCCCTGCTGCAGTAGTTACCCTGTGTCTCTCACGCACATTCCCTTGGCTGACGTGAGAAGGATAATATCAAGAGTAAGAATCACATTGATACTatgtacaggggatccctgggtggctcagtggtttggctcctgcctttggcccagggcatggtcctggagtcccaggatcaagtcccacttcaggctccctgagtggagcctgcttctccctctgcctgtgtctctgcctctccctctctctctctctctgcgtctctcatgaatgaataaaaaaaaaaaaagatactatgtACACTTGATGTCATGCAATGACAGCCCACACACCCATAAACCTAAActaattatgagaaaaacattaaataaattccAATAGAGGTCCAAATCATAAAATACCTGActagtactcctcaaaactatcacagtcatcaaaaacaaggaaagattGAGAACCTCTAAGAGCCAAGAAGAGGCTAAGGCAACACAAGAACTAACTGAATATGCTATcatggatgggatcctggaatagaaaaaaaaaaaaataggtaaaacacagaaaatctgaataaactgtagacttttcattaataaaaatgtatgattACTGGTCCATTAATTGTGGCAAATGCACCATACCATACTGATATCAGGGAAGAATAATAGAAACTGGATATGAAGTTAGGAGAACTCTTTGTattatcttctcaatttttctgtaaatccaaaagtttaaaaaaataaacttgtagacacacatgtgcacatgcacacacattcatttTTACCAGGTCCCAAATTGTCACCATTCAGAgctcactcttgattttgaatAAAGGTCAGGGAACAGAAGAACTAATTCCAGATTTGGGAAATAATTCCAGAAGATCACTATCACTGACTTTTAACACGTAAAAAGGAGGTATATAGGAACGAGACTGCATTGTCCATAAACACATTACACCTTACCACCCAAATAACTTCTGTCACTTAAGGGAATTACGCAAGAAGCTTTTAGCCTGATTTTTATCACGAGGACACTGCTCAAAACACTTCAAGAATCATCTTCGGGAAGTGCCAGGCTGGCCCAGTGCCATATGGCCcatagagcatatgactcttgatcttggggttgtaaactcgagccccacattgggcatagagattacttaaaaataaaatcttaaggggcgcctgggtggttcagctggttaagtgtctgccttcagctaaggtcatgatcccagggtcctgggattgatccagTGTccggctcctggctcagtgggaagccactgagcctgcttctcccgctccccctgcttgtgctttctctgttaaataagtaaataaatatttttatttttttaatttattattattatttattttttatttatgatagtcacagagagagagaggcagagacataggcagagggagaagcaggctccatgcaccgggagcccgatgtgggattcgatcccgggtctccaggatcgcaccctgggccaaaggcaggcgccaaaccgctgtgccacccagggatcccctaaataaatatttttttttaaatctttaaaaaaatagaattatcctcAGAGTCTCCAGCACACAATGCAATGAATATTCATTATCTGCAGGTGGATCTGATGTATGCAAATAGCCAAAAACTCAGGCCAAGACCATTGTGCAAATGGGGTGGGAAATCTGGATAATTAAtgtgttttagaatatttttggaTTTTAGAAAGGTAATATGTTGCATATACAAGGTATACAGCAACAATCACAATGGGGCCTGGGACAGCACTCtataattaaacaaattaatttttctgcATTGAGACCTAAATATTCACACTAGGATAAATGAAACTATAAATAACTTCAtgtatgggcacctgggtggctcagtggttaaacacctgcctttggcccagggcgcaatcctggagacccaggatcgaatcccaagtcgggctcccggtgcatggagcctgcttctccctctgcctatgtctctgcccctctctctctctctctgtatgactatcataaataaattaaaaaaaaaaaagaaaaagaaaacatgtaaagAAACCAACTACAATTGTGCTATTCAAAGCTTGTTACAAAACTGCAACAAAAGCATTTCAGAAggaaggctgggtggctcagtggctgagcacctgcctttggcccagggcatgatcctggagtcctaggatccagtcccacattgggctccctgcatggagcctgttctttctctgcctatgtctctgcctctctttgtgtgtgtctctcatgaataaataaataaaatcttttgtaaaaaggCATTTCAGAAAGTAAATGTAAGCATTTAGAAACTTTTCTAGCAGTTTGACAGAGAATCTTTattgagtctattttttttaagattttatttatttattcatgagagatacgagagagagagagagagagagagagaggcagagacacaggcagagggagaagcagggctcatgcaaggagctggatgtgggacttgatctaggatcccaggatcatgcacctgagcggaaggcagacactcaaccgctaagctacCAGGCATCCCCAGAGAATCTTTattgaatctaataaaaatgtggattttattttacttttctaataattcatatttagtgtattttataaaaataggggACAATagattggaatttttaaaattggtccTTTACcacagtttgaaaagcactagGTTATAATACACTTAATTAAATGGActtgcaaaaagaaataaaataaaatagacttgcACACCTccttgagaaattttttttacattttatttatttatttagatttttatttatttattcatgagagacagagagaggcagagggagaagcaggctccatgcagggagcccgacatgggactcgatcctgggtctccaggatcacgccctgggtggaaggcagcactaaaccactgagccacccggggccgccctatttatttatttgcaagacaGCAGGTGTGAGTGCTAGCATAGGAGCACAGGGCAGGGCTGGTGGTagtggaggaacagagagagagggacaagcagactccacactgagcacagagcctgacacggaggtccgtctcacaaccctgagatcatgacctgagctgaaaccaagagtaggatccTTTAACTGACAGAGCCAAGCAGGTGCCCCTCCCTGGATTGGATTTTAACCACCACCATAGCCTATCCAGCAATAAGGAACAATTTCTAGTTTCTGAAACACATTGTTTCATATCTCCATGCAAGTTTACATTTGGCTCTGACCCTTTCTCCTAGAAATCTATATACATTAATATCCTAGGCTACATCATCTGCCCTTTGGATGCCTGTCTAAACCGGTTTCCTACAACCCCAGGCAGGAGAGACATCACTTGCCCCCTCTTCTGTCATCATTTTGTACCCCTATTATTGTACTATCTCCGTACCTCCTCCTTAAAGGCAGAGATCAGGGTTATTTGTAAAGTGACTAAACTGCAGGACAACACTCCTTACACTGCAACATGTTACAAAGAAAACAAGGAGTATCTTATGCtgtattcatatttttctgttactAGCAAGGATTTTAGTCTTCTACCTTTCCCATCGGGTATGAATTAATTTACCAGAACACTGAAgattctagtttcatttttttatctaaGGAAACTCTACGCCCAACGTGGTCCCGGagctcaccaccccaagatcgagagttgcatgctctatagCCTGGGCCAGCCATGTGCCCCACAGGAGTGGATATTCTTGAAGACCAAAGAGCCAGACTCGTGAGACTCATTGGAAACTTTAAGAAAGGAGACCTCTCCACTTCACAGTGTTGCCCAGGTTCAGCCCCTTTTGGAGTAAAATGTGTCAATTCAGCCTTTTCAAGACTGCTCAGACCAGGAAATAgcatcatcattcattcatttcagagGGCCCACCACATAGCCCACCTACCCTGGAGAAGTCCTGGGTTGAGGGAGACAAGCAACTGTAACTGAAAGGCGTACAAAGAGCCACAAAGCCGCCGAGGGAGGGAAGAAACGTGCCTAGAGGGGGTGCAGGAAGGTGACATGTGAGCCAGACCTTGCTGAGTGAACTGGATTTGGCCTGGTAAAGACATAGGGGAGGGGAATGTGAGCAGTGCAGTCTGCTAGACGAGAATCTATCTACACGTGCCCAGGAATGACAATCCTTCTGGTTAGCAATTTCCTCACTCCTCTTCCACCCACTTCTTCACAATCTTTTCCCTTGTTCTTGGAATACTGGGACTGGGGATACGGTTTCCCTTCCTGGAAGAGACCAGGGTAGACAATGACTTAATCCTGGATTAAATGGGATCTGTTGCTGTGCTCTGGGAACAGTCAGATggaggaggggggaagcaggTGAGTCAGGTAGGGAAGTGGTCCCGGACCCACACTGGGGAGAATGGGGCTCacggaaaaaagagaagaagcaagATGTTTGTATTTGTGCTATCCCTTTTTTATCATCCCCCCCACACGCACCtatcttttatctttgtttttctatagCTTCTCATAGTCTcagtctctttgtctctgtctctctccatgtgCAAAAGGCTGGAAATTCCTAGTTCTCAGCGGAAGGGAGTAGGAGGAGAGTTGGGGGTGGTAGGAGTGGGAGGCAAACGAAGAACAGACATCTCAGCAGCTCCGGCTGCGGGGGCGCTCTGGGCCTCTTGCGGGGCTTCACAAGTCAATGATTTTTTAAacgtatatatttttaaatccacaCATAGGGGCTCAGATACAAAcctagagagagacagaaacacagataCACAAGTCGATGTAAAGaaacatataaatacattatCTCGGGATACAGAGGCACAAACTAGCAAGAACGTCTTAAATTTGCTTGGCACTTCACAGAGTTTTCGTATACATCCTGTCACTTGAACCTCACGACAACCCTAAAAACACCCGGGAGTTTCACTCTCGCAGCCAGGGAGACCCCTTGAATCCCCTAGGGGACCGGGCGAGCCCGGGCCTCGGCGctggcctcccttcctcccccgcTGGACGCGTGCCCGCCCCGGGCCGAGCGCTCGGGCCCCGGGCTCGGCTCctcccccgtcctcctccccggCCTGGGACCCAAGCGCCCGGCGCCCAGGCGGTGACCCATCGCGGGCTTCGCTCCCCCCCTCCGCCCTCTTCCCCGGACCGGGGGCTCGGCGCCGCCCCAAAGGGGCccgggtgggagggaggggggcgccTGGAACAGAGGCTGCGTGGGCGGAGGATGTGCGTCACGGGGCGCGTGGGCAGGCGGAGGGAGGAGGCACGTGGAAACCCGGGGCCAGCGGCTGGCAGCCCGAGCTCCAAAATAaccagagggtgggggaggggcacggCGCCCCGGGGGTCGGGGGCGCCCCGGAGCAGCCGCTGCGCGCGGGGCGGATCCCGCCCGTTGCCGTCTCTCCTTCGCGGCGTCTGGGGCTCAGGGGGAAGGAGACAAGCAGCGCAGCTACCGAAATCCCACCCGGCGGCGCACCCCCCCAGGCCGAAAGGTCCCCTCGCGGGGCCGGAATTCAGAAgcggcccccgcccgcgccgccccgccccgccgaccCCGGGCCACTCACAAGTGCGGAatggcggggcggggctgcggcttcggacggggggggggggggctcccgcAGCCAGGCCGCTCGCGCCCCAGCCCGGCCTGGAGCGGCTGGACCGGGCCCTGGgagcccccgccggcccccgcccccgccccctccccctccccgacCTCCGGGCCGTGGGCGGGAGCGTAATGGGAACCAGATGGGGCTAGGAGAGACACACGGGAGGGGGCCTgcgggggggctgcggggggccggCTCCCGCAGAGAGCTCCTCCCTGCAACTCCACCGCCGGGAGCCACGTCGGACTCCCCGGCCTCCAGCCCGTCTTCCGTTAGACTCTCTGGAGTGCAGTTGGTCCCCTAAAAACATCCGCGGAAGGGCCATCCTCCCGGTCCCGGCCTTGCCACAGAATTCCGCGGAGCAAAAGAGATGCGACGCGCTGAGGCAGGAGGGGAAGCCCTCCCCCCGCCTGACCCCCGGCCACCCGGCCACCCGGCGCGGTAGCCGCGAGCACGGCCCGCCCGCTCCTGCGCCCCGAGCTCCGACCGGGAGGCGAGCAGGGTGGAGGCCCGGGCCCCCGAGGACCGCCCTCGCGAGGCCGCCCGTCGCAGCGGGGGAGCGCCGGGCCCGCCAGGGGATTCCTGCCGAGCCCCGCGCGCACGCGGGCAGCCGACGGGCGCACCCCGAGCCCGCCAACTCTCCCCGGCTCCCGGCCGGCGGGCCGCGGACTTCCCGCGGCGCGTGTGCACGCGTGTGCGCTTCTCCGTGTTCCGTGTGCCCGCGCGTGGCGGTGAAAGTCCGCTCCCCGCCCCGGGGTAGGAGCGGGCGGCGGGGGGTAGGAATGTCGCCGGCTGGGCGCTCACGTGGGTCCGTGGGCGCGGAGAGGGCCTGCTGCGCATCCGGCGGGGGCGGCACCGCGCGacctcgccccgccccccgcggcccggcctcggcccccccggccccccgcgccccgcggccccgcccccgccccccgctccacgccccctccccccggccccgcctcccgccgTCGCTCCGCCGCGGCGCCTGCACCGCGGCCCGGAGGCCcgggcgcccgccccccgcccccggcgcccgcCCCCGGCGCTGCCCACGCCCTCCGCCCGCCCGGCAGCCAGCGCAGCGCCGGGCCTCGCTCCCCGTGCGTCctgcgggggcggcggcgcggagAGGCGGCAGGCgcagccggggaggggggggccgaGGCACAGAGGCGCGGAGGCTCGCCGAGAGGAGACGTGGAGGGAGGGACGGAGCCCGGACCGCGGCCGCGGCAGCGCGCGCCAGGCGCCGAGCGCGGGGCACCGAGAGGGGCAGCCTGCGGCCGCCGGCCGTCCATGCGCAGGGCGCCCTCCCCCACAGCCGAGCAGCCGCCGGGCGGAGGGGACAGCGCCCGCCGGACCGCGCAGCCCAGACCCAAGTTAGTGGGCAGAGGAGAGCGGCGGGAGTGGAGATGGGTGGAGCCGGGCTCGGGAAGGGGTCCGGAGGGCGGAGGTCGGGGAGACGGGAGGGGAAgcgggacgggggtggggggtggagactGCTTGAAAAGGGGGTGCGTCTTCGAATTAGGGGGcccggggagcagggagggagcggGTGAAGCTGGATGTGAAACAGTGAGACCTAATCCTCCATCCCCCGTTTACTCCGCCGCCGCGGTCTGGCGCGTGAACCCCTTGCGAGCAATGTGGGGGCCCCCGAGCGCCAGGGGAAGTCCTGGAGCTCTGGCCGGTcacggggccggggagggccgCCGAGCGCCCCGCTCTCCGTCGGTACGGAGTGCGCGGGCCCCAGGGTCCGGGAGGAGCGGCGCCGCCGAGCCCGAGCCCCGGAGCATCCGCAGGGCCGTGGAGACGCGGGGCTGGCCGTAGGCGccccttctcctctctagctTTATTTACGGCCCGCGGAGGGGAGTTTCGGTGTGCAGCCCCTCCCTCGGGGGCCTCGAGCGTCTCCCCCGCTCCGCTTGGAGGTGTGGGTGGAaaatgagggagaggagagaggtgggAGCCCCCAGGCGGTTTTCGCCCACGGACGCTGCCACTGTAGGAGTGTGCGTGGGCGGAACGGCCCCAGAGCAGAACAATTGAGGCACTCCTCCCTGCCGTGCCTGAGCCGAAGGGACCGGACCGGCCTACCTACCCAGCAGGTGGAGAGGGTCACTGCCCAGAGAGGGGCCCTCGgaggggccctgggcagcccggaCAGGGGAGGGCCCGAGCAGTCAGGGGAGCAGCTCAGGGGAGCGCAGCCGAGCTCGCCGAGTGGGAAAGGGCCACACCCCTCCCTCGCAGCCACCTGGGTAGGATGCCACCAGGCAGTGAAACTGGCCGGCAGTGGTCCCAGGAGCCCACTGTGGGGAGGCCACGGGGTCCTACGTGCACTTCAGTTTGGAAAGTCACCTTGAGTAATGCTGGAACTGCCGGGCGTTTAGGGCGGAGGGTGAAGACCCGtgctgaggggaggaggaggcccagCCATCCCGGGGGCCGTGGCTGGCCTCAGTGCTCCTGGTCTCCTTGCCCCAAGGCAGAAAAGTAAAAACTGAGAATGGTAGCGAAGAGTCTTTGGTTTCAGCCTAGACTGGGCTGACTTGTGGCTAGTCTGGTGTGGCACTGGGGTGTTTCTGCCTCTGGGTAATGCCCAGTTCTCATAGTCTGTGTTCAAGCTTGGGTATCCAGCAGAGCGAGCCTTCAGAGGAGGGGGatgagaagcaggcagggaagaGGATGCAGGATGAGTGTTGGGTGGGTACCCAGCAGGGGGACCTGTACTGACTGCCTCCCTCTCTACCGCACTCCTCCTTTCCAGGCCCAGTGCCCGAGCCATGGCACTGCCTCGGACACTGGGGGAGCTGCAGCTGTACCGGGTCCTGCAGCGCGCCAATCTGCTTTCCTACTATGAGACCTTCATCCAGCAGGGAGGGGACGATGTGCAGCAACTGTGTGAGGCTGGTGAGGAGGAGTTCCTGGAGATCATGGCCCTTGTGGGCATGGCCACCAAGCCCCTCCATGTCCGACGCCTGCAGAAGGCCCTGAGAGAATGGGCCACCAACCCAGGGCTCTTCAGCCAGCCTGTGCCTGCTGTGCCTGTTTCCAGTATTCCACTTTTCAAGATCTCCGAGACTGCAGGCACCCGGAAAGGGAGCATGAGCAACGGGCACAGCAGCCCAGGGGAAAAGGCAGGCAGTGCCCGCAGTTTCAGCCCCAAGAGCCCCCTTGAACTTGGAGAGAAGCTGTCACCGCTGCCTGGGGGACCTGGGGCAGGAGACCCCCGGATCTGGCCAGGACGGAGCACTCCAGAGTCCGACGTTGGGgcgggaggagaagaggaggcaggctcaccccccttctccccacctgcaGGGGGAGGAGTCCCCGAGgggactggggctggggggctggcagcagccggggctgggggtggcccAGATCGACTGGAACCGGAGATGGTGCGCATGGTGGTGGAGAGTGTGGAGAGGATCTTCCGGAGCTTCCCCAGGGGGGACGCAGGGGAGGTAACGTCCCTGCTGAAGCTGAACAAGAAGCTGGCTCGGAGCGTAGGACACATCTTTGAGATGGACGATAACGACagtcagaaggaggaggagatccGCAAATACAGCATCATTTACGGCCGCTTTGACTCCAAGCGGAGGGAGGGCAAGCAGCTCAGCCTGCATGAGGTGAGGACCCCACGCAGTATTGTGCTCGGCTCCCAGGTCTCAGCCTATTCGCCTTAGAGAATCTTTCCGCTCCCCAGGTTTGTTTCACTGCCCCTTGACCAGGaccccacgccccccaccccaacGGCCCAACCCCAGCCACTGCAGTGCTGCCCTCCTCAACTAAGGGGGAGGTGCAGGCGAGAGCCCGGGTGTCCTGCTCTGTGCCCCTCAGGACCCCACAGGTGGAGGGGGCTCCCGGCGTTCCTAGGAAGCTGTGGGTGCTGGCCTCCGTCTTGGTCCTTTGGGAAGCCACGTACTATCATCTTCAGCAACACCTGAGGGGTGGGCTTCGATGTCCGATGGTGAAGGGTGAAGGGTCTGGGCGAGGCAGTGGGGAGTCAGGATTCTGACGCTCGGGTGGTCCTCTCCACAGCTGACCATCAACGAAGCCGCTGCCCAGTTCTGCATGAGGGACAACACGCTCTTACTGCGGAGGGTGGAGCTCTTCTCCCTGTCACGCCAAGTGGCCCGAGAGAGCACCTACCTGTCCTCCTTGAAGGGCTCCAGGTGAGACTCTCTTCCCCAGGTCCTTCCTAGGTTAGGATTCTGCCAAGGAGCGGGTCACAGCCTCATCTGCTGCTTGGGTGCATCTAGGCCTTATTCCTACCCACGTGTACGTCCTGTCCTGCTTTCGCCAAGCTCGCTTGTCTGAGGTCTGCTCCCTCCTTCCGTCCGCCTCAGGTTGTGTCGGCTCCCCCACAGTAGGCTCCCCCACTGTAGCGGTGTGGGAGCTGCAGACTCCTGGAGTCTTGAGATAACGCGTGCTCCTCACCCAGTTCTGCGTTCCGCCCGTTGTGTCTCCCTCCCCAGCTTCACCTTCCTTATTGCTCTGGTCTTCGCAGGCTTCACCCCGAAGAACTGGGAGGCCCTCCACTGAAGAAGTTAAAACAGGAGGTAGGTTTCCAGGGTGGCCGCAGGGGGTTAGTGCAGCCTCCCTCAACCCCCTCCCATGCTAGGTCCTCATTTCCCCATTTGGGGCATCCACAGGTTGGAGAGCAAAGTCATTCTGAACTCCAGcagcctcccccaggccccgAGTCCTATGCACCCCCATACCGCCCCAGCCTGGAGGAAGACAGCGCCAGCCTGTCTGGGGAGAGTCTTGATGGACACTTGCAGGGTGAGTGTGCATCAGAATACTTTTCTTCTCACTCTGGGGGTGGAGTAGGTGGGAGGAAGGAGCCAAGAGACAACTGCCTGGAACAGGGTTGGGAGGCCCGGCTGGATGGGGGCAACGGGCCTGGGCCAATGGGTCTGCTTTGTGGTTGAGGGTGGGGGTTCCGTTGACTGTAGTCCCTTACCTGATCCATGCCCATGCCCACAGCTGTGGGGTCATGCCCAAGGCTGACGCCGCCCCCTGCTGACCTGCCTCTGGCATTGCCAGCCCATGGGCTGTGGAGCCGCCACATCCTGCAGCAGACACTGATGGATGAGGGGCTGCGGCTAGCCCGCCTCGTCTCCCACGACCGCGTGGGCCGCCTCAGCCCCTGTGTGCCTGCGAAGCCGCCTCTCGCAGGTGAGGCAGCAGCAGTGCTGTCCCCAAGCACCCctaccacccaggccccacccggcaatcctggtgtcctggggccaggtgggaggaagagggatgTAGTCGTCAGAGAAAGCAGGCAGTAGGATGGTTGGGCTTCAGCCACTCAGGCCTTGGGTTGAGGAAAGGAGGATCCTGCAGGGCAGTTCCCACTGGGGAGGGGCTGATCCTAATGGAGACTTGTGAAGGGGGCACTAGGGTGAACAGGGGAACAGAAAATGGGGGACGAGGGGAACAGAAAGGGAGGCCACCAACAAGGGAAATGGAGGTAGAACTGCCtctgagagggaaggggagagtaGAGCAAGCGATAGGGTGGGGTTGCCTAGCTTGGATAGAAGTAGAGTTGCCCAAAGGGGGATGCTTTGTGTGTGGATGGGGGAAGGGAGTAGTCCGCCAGAGGGCCAGAGCGGCTGGGCTGAGAGTGATGCAGCAGACAAAGCCACCAACCCTGGCTTGGTATTTTTAAACTGTGCGTGGGTGGGAAGTGGGGGCGGGGACTGGAAAGGGGGCTCTTCTtgggggaggagctgggaggcTGGCTTCCTGTGTTCCCCCTTGATTTGGCTTCTAAGAAATTGGAGGGGCATGGTAGGGTAggtggggcctgggagggggccaGGGATGAGTGGGGGCGGCAGAgcctgggaggggggagggggagaggtcaGAGCCAAGCCACCCCCACAGCTCCTGACAGAACCAGAAATTCCAGCAGAACGGAGgcgggagagacagagaaggagagagacacacagagagcactACACACAGCCAGCGAGGGGAGGGGGATGCGCACACTTGGCTACCGAACCCCCCCACACCTGTAAGCGTGCGGTGAGCAGGAGGCAATCATTCACATCCAGCGGGTCTTCGCGGTCTCCTCTGCTCCCGCCTCCTGTCCAGCCACCTCTCTGCATCGTCTACCCCGCAGCCTCCTGACCTGCCTACCCCTTCTCCCCACAGAGTTCGAGGAAGGGCTGCTGGACCGATGCCCTGCCCCGGGACCCCATCCTGCTCTGGTGGAAGGTCGCAGAAGCAGCGTCAAAGTGGAGGCTGAGGCCAGCCGGCAGTGAGGGATACACTGGTGGTCTCAGACCCAGGATTCGGGACTTCTGGCTCACACAGACTCCTACATTCTCCATCCCTGGCATCTAGTCACAACCCTGGATCCTTCCGCTGCCcttctcctgcctccccacctgctccaTGGGCGTAGAACTATGGGGCTTCAAGCAATAACGAGCAGGGGCCTGGCAAGAGGACACAAGGAGGGTGCGTGGTGCCCCTTCACCCTTGCCCAGAGCAAGGGGGCAAGGACTCTGGCTCCAGGGTATTTGGGGTTCTCCCCTCCCTTACACAACACACTCCCATTCTCTGTAGCTTCAACCAGTGGTATGAGCAGTTGGATTCAGTTTGGACATGGGGGAAAAGGGGACTTCCCTGGTAAGGTCCAACAGCTAAACATGGCAATGCTTCCCCCCACAACTGGGGGCCTGGGAACACTGgacctgctcctcccctctgctcccccatttTTGTGCTTCtagtttgtttctttaatttaacAAGTGCTGCGGTGTGCCCACCTATCGCCATCTTTCCCCCAAGTCCTCAGCAACTTTTTCCCTCCTGCCCTTTCTGGGGATGATGGGGAGGGTGGATGCGGGGTCCCCTCGACCGGCCCCCTCAGGAGGCCTGGGTTGGACTCAGGGTCTCCTGCAGCTGGGGGCTGGACCGCAGCACCTGTCTGAGCAGTTAGAGCGTCTTTCTTTTCAGATCGTGTACagtagattatttattttgttattttggaataaaatttattttatggcttaGGATCGATGACCACCCCCCCAGGGGAGAAAGGGTGGCATGGGGATGGGGGTGTGGAGGGAAGCTGGCAGTGGATGGGGAAATAGAAAAGCAGCA is drawn from Canis lupus baileyi chromosome 11, mCanLup2.hap1, whole genome shotgun sequence and contains these coding sequences:
- the NAB2 gene encoding NGFI-A-binding protein 2 isoform X2; its protein translation is MRRAPSPTAEQPPGGGDSARRTAQPRPKPSARAMALPRTLGELQLYRVLQRANLLSYYETFIQQGGDDVQQLCEAGEEEFLEIMALVGMATKPLHVRRLQKALREWATNPGLFSQPVPAVPVSSIPLFKISETAGTRKGSMSNGHSSPGEKAGSARSFSPKSPLELGEKLSPLPGGPGAGDPRIWPGRSTPESDVGAGGEEEAGSPPFSPPAGGGVPEGTGAGGLAAAGAGGGPDRLEPEMVRMVVESVERIFRSFPRGDAGEVTSLLKLNKKLARSVGHIFEMDDNDSQKEEEIRKYSIIYGRFDSKRREGKQLSLHELTINEAAAQFCMRDNTLLLRRVELFSLSRQVARESTYLSSLKGSRLHPEELGGPPLKKLKQEVGEQSHSELQQPPPGPESYAPPYRPSLEEDSASLSGESLDGHLQEFEEGLLDRCPAPGPHPALVEGRRSSVKVEAEASRQ
- the NAB2 gene encoding NGFI-A-binding protein 2 isoform X1, whose translation is MRRAPSPTAEQPPGGGDSARRTAQPRPKPSARAMALPRTLGELQLYRVLQRANLLSYYETFIQQGGDDVQQLCEAGEEEFLEIMALVGMATKPLHVRRLQKALREWATNPGLFSQPVPAVPVSSIPLFKISETAGTRKGSMSNGHSSPGEKAGSARSFSPKSPLELGEKLSPLPGGPGAGDPRIWPGRSTPESDVGAGGEEEAGSPPFSPPAGGGVPEGTGAGGLAAAGAGGGPDRLEPEMVRMVVESVERIFRSFPRGDAGEVTSLLKLNKKLARSVGHIFEMDDNDSQKEEEIRKYSIIYGRFDSKRREGKQLSLHELTINEAAAQFCMRDNTLLLRRVELFSLSRQVARESTYLSSLKGSRLHPEELGGPPLKKLKQEVGEQSHSELQQPPPGPESYAPPYRPSLEEDSASLSGESLDGHLQAVGSCPRLTPPPADLPLALPAHGLWSRHILQQTLMDEGLRLARLVSHDRVGRLSPCVPAKPPLAEFEEGLLDRCPAPGPHPALVEGRRSSVKVEAEASRQ